From Kryptolebias marmoratus isolate JLee-2015 linkage group LG15, ASM164957v2, whole genome shotgun sequence, a single genomic window includes:
- the zgc:165481 gene encoding E3 ubiquitin-protein ligase RNF182 — translation MHMKDSAAETSGVEEGESHTLGQEHDSKMSCPQTTLEEKDCPPPEELECKICYQRYNVHNRKPKILDCLHRVCARCLIKILDVADGAGCIPCPFCRHQTEITEYQVSALPDDVNVMSHLAMRDKSSSFDQNREVVLTPKSFSSTSPSCDSSNCLVITIMEVQRDSQRSPSRNGSSNVYAEQSLDSVSIGSNGPADHDALSKFCNHVPRILVWLLGFLYFGSLPLGIYLLVIQRVTLGIVCVSLVPSSLTVCLVYGFCQCLCQGMCDCFARG, via the exons CTGGGACAAG AACATGACTCGAAGATGAGCTGCCCTCAGACTACGTTAGAAGAGAAAGACTGTCCTCCCCCGGAGGAGTTGGAGTGTAAAATCTGTTACCAGCGCTACAATGTTCACAACCGGAAGCCTAAGATCCTGGACTGCCTTCATCGGGTGTGCGCCCGATGCCTCATTAAGATCCTGGACGTCGCTGACGGAGCAGGCTGCATTCCCTGCCCCTTTTGCCGGCACCAAACTGAAATCACGGAGTACCAGGTCTCCGCTCTGCCCGATGACGTGAACGTCATGTCCCACTTGGCAATGCGGGACAAGTCCAGTAGCTTTGACCAGAACAGGGAGGTGGTCCTGACCCCGAAGAGTTTCTCCTCCACCAGCCCGTCCTGTGACTCCTCCAACTGCCTGGTCATCACCATCATGGAGGTTCAGAGGGACTCGCAGCGCTCCCCAAGCCGGAATGGCAGCTCCAACGTCTACGCTGAGCAGAGCCTGGACTCCGTGTCGATAGGCTCGAACGGGCCCGCTGATCACGATGCCTTGTCTAAGTTCTGTAATCACGTCCCACGCATCTTGGTCTGGCTGCTGGGCTTCTTATATTTTGGCTCGCTGCCTCTAGGAATCTACCTGCTAGTGATCCAGAGAGTAACTCTGGGAATTGTATGTGTTAGTTTAGTGCCATCGAGTCTGACAGTTTGCTTAGTTTATGGGTTTTGCCAGTGCCTGTGTCAGGGTATGTGTGACTGCTTCGCCAGGGGCTGA
- the cep89 gene encoding centrosomal protein of 89 kDa isoform X2, with protein sequence MLKFNFRREKDKDFRHIALGLIPAASIAPKAAVPRTPPPRSPHRSPERPRSALAAAILSSSLTGQTWAIPPARPRSFSETEQSESFTSEPNFSTALYARDRWSEDLASRSHLSSPEHSEGELEDREEDMDNREDGEEHVYQTLDRRERFGASECVRDLPVEAQSRTQLPAEISVRGAPSPDFTEGSSEQSPEATGKKESVRKSPENWKEDVPCRSLPPIPTADRPRSGKKPQSHPAGSPPDPSRLYSEVRGKKTRMADEQKLLEKRLERLEQELSQSQASSNRKSSAGSQTELQSLRQHAQELVDENDALKLTVHRLNVELSRYQARFRPLPKQESSKISGLPKTGSPPPWLLDMKYLCPLLLAYEDRMEEKDTLLRDTEEEVKKLRVRAEEVIKENEMLHDEIAKTSVDSQKDCQQLQQQALLVLQENQVLIDQLEAQHVKAKANHSRQQSEVTKMSKQVMLLEAEKQRLQADLVESRREAQIHAEEAQVLRASLKDAVTWDEHCSITGKLRRQLEQEESRNRSGADQLLLRASGLQEENRSLAQDKTRLSAEVETVKAELQLCRRANRKAERRSSTLKRQKEECMWKEEKTRHYLGAVVSVADHISRERDQLLHVASVLQQEKQGFVSRILKGTVRFGKLQDEIKGGGGGAAGGVAGSGAGEPADEGDSAGPRTDGRP encoded by the exons ATGCTGAAATTCAACTTCCGACGGGAGAAGGACAAGGACTTT CGGCATATAGCTCTCGGCTTGATCCCTGCTGCCTCCATCGCCCCTAAAGCGGCCGTACCTCGCACCCCTCCCCCGCGAAGCCCTCACCGCTCCCCCGAGAGACCCAG ATCAGCCTTGGCAGCAGCCATTTTGTCTTCGTCTCTCACTGGACAGACGTGGGCCATCCCTCCTGCTCGGCCGAGGTCCTTCTCTGAGACTGAACAGTCAGAATCCTTCACGTCTGAGCCAAACTTCAGCACGGCACTCTACGCCAG AGACAGGTGGTCCGAGGACTTGGCCAGCCGGTCACACCTGTCATCCCCCGAGCACTCAGAGGGGGAGCTTGAGGACAGGGAAGAGGACATGGACAATCGGGAGGATGGGGAGGAGCATGTCTATCAAACTCTGGACAGACGGGAGCGTTTCGGGGCGTCAGAGTGTGTCCGTGACCTGCCTGTAGAAGCACAG TCCAGAACACAGCTGCCCGCCGAGATTTCTGTCAGAGGAGCGCCTTCTCCAG ATTTCACAGAGGGATCAAGTGAGCAGTCTCCCGAAGCCACAGGAAAGAAAGAATCTGTCAGGAAGAGCCCTGAAAATTGGAAAGAAGATGTGCCGTGCAGGT CCTTGCCGCCCATCCCAACCGCCGACCGCCCCAGAAGTgggaaaaaaccccaaagcCACCCCGCCGGCTCGCCTCCAGATCCCAGCAGACTGTACAGCGAGGTGCGGGGGAAGAAAACGAGGATGGCCGACgagcagaagctgctggagAAGAGACTGGAACGCTTGGAGCAGGAGCTGAGTCAGAGCCAGGCCTCCTCAAACCGAAAGTCCTCTGCAG GCAGCCagacagagctgcagagctTGAGACAGCACGCCCAGGAGCTGGTGGATGAGAACGACGCCCTGAAGTTGACGGTTCACCGTCTGAACGTGGAGCTGAGCCGCTACCAAGCTCGCTTCAGGCCCTTACCCAAACAGGAG AGTTCCAAAATCAGTGGTTTACCAAAGACGGGTTCCCCTCCTCCATGGTTG CTCGACATGAAGTACTTGTGTCCTTTGCTGCTGGCGTATGAAGACAGGATGGAGGAAAAGGATACACTTCTGCGAGACACTGAG gaggaggtgaagaagtTGCGAGTTCGTGCAGAGGAAGTGATCAAAGAAAACGAGATGCTTCATGATGAAATTGCTAAGACCAGTGTGGACAGCCAGAAGGACTG tcagcagcttcagcagcaggccCTCCTGGTTTTGCAGGAGAACCAGGTCCTGATTGATCAGCTGGAGGCTCAACATGTTAAGGCCAAGGCCAATCACAGCAGACAACAATCCGAAG TTACGAAAATGTCCAAACAGGTGATGCTGCTGGAGGCAGAAAAGCAGCGTTTGCAGGCGGACCTGGTGGAGAGCAGAAGGGAGGCGCAGATACACGCGGAGGAGGCGCAGGTTCTGCGGGCCAGCCTGAAGGACGCCGTCACCTGGGACGAACACTGTAGCATCACAGGGAAGCTGCGCAG acagctggagcaggaggagagcaGGAACAGGAGTGGAGCGGATCAGCTCCTTCTGAGAGCATCCggcctgcaggaggagaaccgGAGCCTGGCTCAGGACAAAACCAGGCTGAGCGCTGAGGTTGAAACGGTGaaggctgagctgcagctctgcagacgGGCTAACAG GAAGGCTGAGAGGAGGTCGAGCACACTGAAGAGGCAAAAGGAGGAGTGTATGTGGAAGGAGGAGAAGACTCGACATTACCTGGGAGCCGTCGTTTCTGTGGCAGATCACATTTCCAGGGAGAGGGACCAGCTATTGCACGTG GCGTCCGTTCTCCAGCAGGAGAAGCAGGGGTTTGTCAGCCGGATTCTGAAGGGCACGGTCCGATTCGGCAAACTCCAAGACGAGATCAAA